A stretch of Eleutherodactylus coqui strain aEleCoq1 chromosome 2, aEleCoq1.hap1, whole genome shotgun sequence DNA encodes these proteins:
- the P2RY11 gene encoding P2Y purinoceptor 11, with amino-acid sequence MATDKCNISFSHVQVNYLAPVYGVEFFLALLGNGFAIWLLVPRGSKKSHAGIIFSLSLAVSDLAYALSLPLLVAYYAMGKNWIFGSTLCKVERFLFNCNLYGSIFFITCISVNRCLGIVYPFYARGKVESKHAKVTSVIVWLIVATISAPVFKFSTIEEKAPVKECIGTAVDSMLPSYMPYSWFLAAFGCGLPFVITLISYVGIARAVWKSHGLESREKWRVVIMVCVVVALYSISFLPYHVLRNLNLLNRWKPPSSCKRSSYVHSAFQITRGLVALNPCIHPLLYTSVIGNVKATFSCCQKHVDRKSEDIRL; translated from the coding sequence ATGGCGACCGACAAGTGCAACATCTCCTTCTCTCATGTCCAAGTCAACTACCTGGCTCCAGTGTACGGAGTAGAGTTCTTTCTAGCTTTGTTGGGAAATGGATTTGCCATCTGGTTACTGGTGCCTAGAGGATCCAAGAAAAGCCATGCTGGCATCATTTTCTCTCTGAGCCTTGCAGTGAGTGACTTGGCCTATGCATTGTCTCTGCCCCTTCTCGTGGCTTACTACGCTATGGGCAAAAATTGGATCTTCGGCTCTACCCTATGTAAAGTGGAACGATTTCTTTTCAATTGCAATCTCTACGGAAGTATCTTCTTCATAACTTGTATCAGTGTCAATCGCTGCCTGGGTATAGTGTACCCATTCTATGCCAGAGGTAAGGTGGAAAGTAAGCATGCTAAGGTGACCAGTGTGATTGTATGGCTGATCGTTGCCACCATCTCCGCCCCGGTCTTTAAATTTTCAACCATAGAGGAGAAAGCGCCAGTGAAGGAATGCATAGGAACAGCTGTTGATAGCATGTTGCCCTCTTATATGCCATACAGCTGGTTCCTGGCGGCATTTGGCTGTGGCCTGCCTTTTGTGATCACACTTATTTCATATGTTGGCATTGCAAGGGCGGTATGGAAAAGCCACGGACTTGAGTCAAGAGAGAAGTGGAGAGTGGTCATTATGGTGTGTGTTGTGGTGGCCCTTTACTCCATCTCATTTTTGCCCTATCACGTCCTGAGGAACCTCAACCTCCTTAATAGATGGAAGCCACCATCATCTTGTAAGAGGTCTTCTTATGTCCACTCAGCTTTTCAGATAACCAGAGGGCTGGTAGCTTTGAATCCTTGTATCCATCCACTGTTGTACACGTCGGTCATAGGCAATGTGAAGGCAACGTTTAGCTGCTGCCAGAAACATGTAGACCGAAAATCCGAGGACATTCGACTGTGA